In Paractinoplanes brasiliensis, the following proteins share a genomic window:
- a CDS encoding sensor histidine kinase — MRRWLLDGAVALAAVAVGVFFLTNSLSDEGGAPLPLEVTLGVLSAAGLVLFRRTRPVLLVLLLLPLAVLFAMPMGALPFALFSLAVYRRAWLPVTLLGLHATVIAVVYRVALGATQLYYESVVFVVLVHVIAVALGMLTRSHRQLVASWAARAREAEEGQRLRVEQARLAERERLAREMHDVLAHRISLLAVHAGALEVRREASREEQRAAGVIRECAHDALEDLRSVIHVLRAPAEDQPQPTLGDVPALVEQSRVAGAEVGLVLDGERDVPENVGRHAYRIVQEALTNARKHAPGAPVEVAITSGASSGTEVAVRNALTAPGPLLPGAGAGLTGLRERVALAGGRIEHGPTPSGEFRVKAWLPW; from the coding sequence ATGAGGAGATGGCTGCTGGACGGGGCAGTGGCCCTGGCGGCCGTGGCGGTCGGCGTCTTCTTCCTGACCAATTCGCTGTCGGACGAGGGCGGCGCGCCGCTCCCGCTCGAGGTGACGCTGGGCGTGCTGTCGGCGGCCGGTCTGGTCCTGTTCCGGCGCACCCGTCCGGTTCTGCTCGTCCTGCTCCTGTTGCCGCTGGCCGTCCTGTTCGCGATGCCGATGGGCGCCTTGCCGTTCGCGCTGTTCAGCCTGGCCGTGTATCGCCGCGCCTGGCTGCCCGTGACGCTGCTGGGGTTGCACGCGACGGTGATCGCCGTGGTCTACCGGGTCGCGCTCGGGGCAACCCAGCTCTACTACGAGAGCGTCGTCTTCGTCGTGCTGGTGCACGTCATCGCGGTCGCGCTCGGCATGCTGACCCGTTCGCACCGGCAGCTGGTCGCGTCGTGGGCGGCCCGGGCGCGGGAGGCCGAGGAGGGTCAGCGGTTGCGGGTCGAGCAGGCCCGCCTGGCCGAGCGGGAGCGGCTGGCCCGCGAGATGCACGACGTGCTGGCTCACCGCATCTCGCTGCTCGCCGTGCACGCGGGGGCTTTGGAGGTACGCCGGGAGGCCTCCCGCGAGGAACAGCGTGCGGCCGGCGTGATCCGCGAATGCGCGCACGACGCGCTGGAGGATCTGCGCTCGGTGATCCACGTGTTGCGGGCTCCCGCCGAGGACCAGCCGCAGCCGACCCTGGGTGACGTCCCAGCGCTGGTCGAGCAGTCCCGGGTCGCAGGGGCCGAGGTGGGGCTGGTGCTCGACGGCGAGCGGGACGTGCCCGAGAACGTGGGCCGGCACGCCTACCGCATCGTGCAGGAGGCCCTGACCAACGCGCGCAAACACGCACCGGGCGCCCCGGTCGAGGTGGCCATCACCAGCGGCGCCTCCAGCGGCACGGAGGTGGCCGTGCGCAACGCCCTGACGGCGCCGGGGCCGCTGTTGCCGGGCGCCGGGGCCGGGCTCACCGGACTGCGGGAACGTGTGGCGCTGGCCGGCGGGCGCATCGAGCACGGCCCGACCCCGAGCGGCGAGTTCCGTGTGAAAGCCTGGCTCCCGTGGTGA
- a CDS encoding glycosyltransferase family 4 protein codes for MRVAMLGPIAWRTPPLHYGPWELVTSLITEGLVERGIDVTLFATLDSITKAGLDGVAPTGYEESDELDGRVWEALHVGHALARSGEFDLVHNHLDWLPLAFSQLCRAPMVTTIHGFSGSNILPAYRRGRSAYVSISDSDRSPDLEYLGTVHHGIDLGGLPVRETAGDDLILFGRIHPDKGTDLAIEIARRAGRRLVMCGIVQDRAYFEELIEPRIDGDRVVHLGSVGPDQRGAILGSGLALLHPIRFAEPFGLSVVESMACGTPVVAYRKGSMPEVVDEGVTGHLVEDVDEAVAALEKVRRIDRAGCARRARERFSRDRMVENYLEIYRKIIS; via the coding sequence GTGAGGGTGGCCATGCTCGGCCCGATCGCGTGGCGCACCCCGCCGTTGCACTACGGCCCTTGGGAGCTCGTGACCAGCCTGATCACCGAAGGACTGGTGGAACGCGGCATCGACGTGACGCTGTTCGCCACGCTCGACTCGATCACCAAGGCCGGCCTGGACGGGGTCGCGCCGACCGGGTACGAGGAGAGCGACGAGCTGGACGGCCGGGTCTGGGAGGCGCTGCACGTCGGGCACGCGCTGGCCCGCTCGGGCGAGTTCGATCTCGTGCACAACCACCTGGACTGGCTGCCGCTGGCCTTCTCACAGCTGTGCCGGGCGCCGATGGTGACCACGATCCACGGCTTCTCGGGCTCGAACATCCTGCCCGCCTACCGCCGCGGCCGGTCCGCGTACGTGTCGATCTCGGACAGCGACCGCTCCCCCGACCTGGAATACCTCGGAACCGTGCACCACGGCATCGACCTGGGCGGGTTGCCCGTACGGGAGACCGCGGGCGACGACCTGATCCTGTTCGGCCGCATCCACCCCGACAAGGGCACCGACCTGGCGATCGAGATCGCGCGGCGGGCCGGCCGGCGGCTGGTGATGTGCGGGATCGTGCAGGACCGGGCGTACTTCGAGGAGCTGATCGAGCCCCGGATCGACGGGGACCGGGTCGTCCATCTGGGTTCGGTCGGGCCGGACCAGCGCGGCGCGATCCTCGGCTCCGGACTCGCGCTGCTGCACCCGATCCGGTTCGCCGAACCGTTCGGGCTGTCGGTGGTGGAGTCGATGGCCTGCGGGACACCGGTGGTCGCGTACCGGAAAGGGTCGATGCCGGAAGTGGTCGACGAGGGCGTAACCGGGCATCTGGTCGAGGACGTGGACGAGGCGGTCGCGGCCCTGGAAAAGGTGCGCCGGATCGACCGGGCGGGCTGCGCGCGACGGGCCCGGGAAAGGTTCTCCCGTGACCGGATGGTGGAGAACTACCTGGAGATTTACCGAAAAATCATCAGCTGA
- a CDS encoding glycoside hydrolase family 13 protein translates to MTDLWWKSAVVYQIYPRSFADADGDGMGDLRGIIAHLDHLAELGVDVIWLSPVYPSPQDDNGYDITDYQDIEPVFGTLEIFDELLAGVHARGMKLVMDLVVNHSSDEHPWFVESRSSKDNPKRDWYWWAPAREGFEPGTPGAEPTNWGSVFGGPAWELDEKTGEYYLHLFSKKQPDLNWENPEVREAVYDMMNWWLDRGIDGFRMDVINMISKVLPLPDGRVTAGSLYGDGSAGFINGPRLHEFLQEMHAKVFAGRDAMLTVGEMPGVTVDEAILFTDPERHEVDMVFQFDHVWADRGADPWLLVPLKLTNLKAIFNRWQVGLAGVGWNSLYWNNHDQPRAVSRYGDDSDAYRVASAKMLGTVLHLHRGTPYIYQGEELGMTNFPFRTIDEFRDIEALGQYAQAVDLEGRSPEEVLTVLRARGRDNARTPMQWTAAEHAGFTTGTPWLAVNPNYPEVNAEAARNDPDSVFHYYRKLIELRHTEPAVVDGDFTMLLPGHEQLYAFTRRLGSTELLVIGNFSGDTVTADLDDDWSGAELLLTNLPTAPKDLTLEPWQAVIYRRTV, encoded by the coding sequence ATGACGGATCTCTGGTGGAAGAGCGCGGTCGTTTACCAGATCTACCCGCGGAGCTTCGCGGACGCCGACGGCGACGGCATGGGCGACCTGCGAGGAATCATCGCGCACCTCGACCACCTGGCCGAACTGGGTGTCGACGTCATCTGGCTGTCCCCGGTCTATCCGTCGCCGCAGGACGACAACGGCTACGACATCACCGACTACCAGGACATCGAGCCGGTCTTCGGCACCCTCGAGATCTTCGACGAGCTGCTGGCCGGGGTGCACGCCCGCGGCATGAAGCTGGTCATGGACCTGGTCGTCAACCACTCCTCCGACGAGCACCCCTGGTTCGTCGAGAGCCGGTCGAGCAAGGACAACCCGAAGCGCGACTGGTATTGGTGGGCGCCCGCCCGCGAGGGTTTCGAGCCGGGTACGCCCGGGGCCGAGCCGACCAACTGGGGCTCGGTGTTCGGCGGGCCGGCGTGGGAGCTCGACGAGAAGACCGGCGAGTACTACCTGCACCTGTTCTCGAAGAAGCAGCCCGACCTCAACTGGGAGAACCCGGAGGTCCGCGAGGCCGTCTACGACATGATGAACTGGTGGCTCGACCGGGGCATCGACGGCTTCCGGATGGACGTCATCAACATGATCTCGAAGGTGCTGCCGCTGCCCGACGGCCGCGTCACGGCGGGATCCCTGTACGGGGACGGCTCGGCCGGTTTCATCAACGGCCCCCGGCTGCACGAGTTCCTGCAGGAGATGCACGCCAAGGTCTTCGCCGGCCGCGACGCGATGCTGACCGTGGGCGAGATGCCCGGCGTGACGGTGGACGAGGCGATCCTGTTCACCGACCCCGAGCGGCACGAGGTCGACATGGTCTTCCAGTTCGACCACGTCTGGGCCGACCGCGGCGCCGACCCGTGGCTGCTGGTCCCGCTGAAGCTGACCAACCTCAAGGCCATCTTCAACCGCTGGCAGGTGGGGCTGGCCGGCGTCGGCTGGAACAGCCTCTACTGGAACAACCACGACCAGCCGCGCGCCGTGTCGCGGTACGGCGACGACTCGGACGCGTACCGGGTGGCCTCGGCCAAGATGCTCGGCACGGTGCTGCACCTGCATCGCGGCACGCCCTACATCTATCAGGGCGAAGAGCTGGGAATGACGAACTTTCCCTTCCGTACGATCGACGAGTTCCGCGACATCGAGGCGCTCGGCCAGTACGCGCAGGCGGTCGACCTGGAGGGCCGCTCACCCGAAGAGGTGCTGACCGTGCTGCGCGCCCGCGGCCGGGACAACGCCCGTACGCCCATGCAGTGGACCGCCGCCGAGCACGCCGGGTTCACCACCGGCACGCCGTGGCTGGCCGTCAACCCGAACTATCCCGAGGTCAACGCCGAGGCCGCGCGCAACGACCCGGACTCGGTCTTCCACTACTACCGCAAGCTGATCGAGCTGCGGCACACCGAGCCCGCGGTCGTCGACGGCGACTTCACCATGCTGCTGCCCGGCCACGAGCAGCTGTACGCGTTCACCCGCCGCCTCGGCAGCACCGAGCTGCTCGTGATCGGCAACTTCTCGGGCGACACGGTGACGGCGGACCTGGACGACGACTGGTCGGGCGCCGAGCTGCTGCTGACCAACCTGCCGACGGCCCCGAAAGACCTCACGCTGGAGCCGTGGCAGGCCGTCATCTACAGGCGAACGGTGTGA
- a CDS encoding YqeB family protein yields MLEQETTVPTPMWSRVLVWLCLPLAGAALLWGVLLLIDWLPFGGPLNLVRELPEPWDLVVGLGVGFVIGLILAGLVDAESLTVLISPTEVVLTRPGHRRAVPKGEIAVAFPDRDQLVLLGRTGQELAREPSHLPKKRLSQAFGSRGVAWAEQDPYLEAYRRWVPNLPEVSGAANAVFAARQKALNSGDDEDVRELREELGRLGFVVRDDKKKQYWRPVGS; encoded by the coding sequence GTGCTGGAACAGGAAACAACCGTGCCCACCCCGATGTGGTCCCGGGTTCTCGTGTGGCTCTGCCTCCCCCTGGCCGGTGCGGCGCTGCTGTGGGGTGTGCTGCTGTTGATCGACTGGTTGCCGTTCGGCGGGCCGCTCAACCTCGTACGGGAACTGCCCGAGCCGTGGGATCTGGTGGTCGGGCTCGGCGTCGGGTTCGTCATCGGGCTGATCCTCGCGGGCCTGGTCGACGCCGAGTCGCTGACCGTGCTGATCTCGCCGACGGAGGTCGTGCTGACCCGGCCCGGACACCGGCGCGCGGTGCCCAAGGGCGAGATCGCGGTGGCCTTCCCCGACCGCGACCAGCTCGTGCTGCTCGGGCGCACCGGGCAGGAACTGGCCCGCGAGCCGTCCCACCTGCCGAAGAAGCGGCTCAGCCAGGCGTTCGGGTCGCGCGGCGTGGCCTGGGCCGAACAGGATCCGTACCTGGAGGCGTACCGGCGCTGGGTTCCGAACCTGCCCGAAGTGTCCGGCGCGGCCAACGCCGTGTTCGCGGCCCGGCAGAAAGCCCTGAACTCGGGCGACGACGAGGATGTCCGGGAACTCCGGGAAGAGCTGGGCCGACTGGGGTTCGTGGTGCGCGACGACAAGAAGAAGCAGTACTGGCGGCCGGTGGGCTCCTAG
- a CDS encoding glycosyltransferase, with the protein MTTSKAPNGLRLVPPPIQLADAPQPDWSHVIRLSDDTGLLEHARNATVRREHGYCVDDVSRGLLLICREPRPTVQLVGLAERYLAFLTHAGSADGGFRNRFSYGRTWEDDPSTGDWWGRALWGLGTAAGRSTVPWIRREALNAFLIGCRARSSWPRAMAFAGLGAAEVLRTDPRAAEAAQLLTDAATVIGLPPGQADWVWPEPELTYSNPALAEVLIAAGDLLGDEQLLRGGLRMLAWLCREQDQDGHLSVVPVGGWRPGVPKHRFDQQPIEAAATADACATAAAVTGDDRWDEQLFRAVAWFLGDNDGKQPMYDPLTGGCYDGLTVNGPNVNQGAESTLALVSTLQHARTLASRSATRPSGGLA; encoded by the coding sequence GTGACCACGTCCAAGGCCCCCAATGGGCTCCGCCTGGTCCCGCCACCCATCCAGCTCGCCGACGCTCCGCAGCCCGACTGGTCGCACGTGATCCGGCTCTCCGACGACACCGGCCTGCTCGAGCACGCGCGCAACGCGACCGTCCGCCGCGAGCACGGCTACTGCGTCGACGACGTCTCCCGCGGCCTGCTGCTGATCTGCCGTGAACCCCGCCCGACCGTGCAACTCGTCGGGCTGGCCGAGCGCTACCTGGCGTTTCTGACCCACGCGGGCAGCGCGGACGGCGGCTTCCGCAACCGTTTCTCGTACGGGCGGACGTGGGAGGACGACCCGTCGACAGGTGACTGGTGGGGCCGGGCGCTGTGGGGACTCGGCACCGCCGCCGGGCGCTCGACAGTGCCGTGGATCAGGCGCGAGGCGCTGAACGCTTTCCTGATCGGCTGCCGGGCCCGCTCGTCCTGGCCCCGCGCGATGGCGTTCGCCGGGCTGGGCGCGGCCGAGGTGCTGCGTACCGACCCGCGCGCCGCCGAGGCCGCCCAGCTGCTGACCGACGCGGCGACGGTGATCGGCCTGCCCCCGGGTCAGGCCGACTGGGTCTGGCCCGAGCCCGAGCTCACCTACTCCAACCCGGCCCTGGCCGAGGTGCTGATCGCGGCGGGCGATCTGCTCGGCGACGAGCAGCTGCTGCGGGGCGGGTTGCGGATGCTGGCCTGGCTCTGCCGCGAGCAGGACCAGGACGGGCACCTGTCGGTCGTGCCGGTCGGCGGGTGGCGGCCCGGGGTGCCCAAGCACCGCTTCGACCAGCAGCCGATCGAGGCCGCCGCAACCGCCGACGCCTGCGCCACCGCGGCCGCCGTCACCGGCGACGACCGCTGGGACGAACAGTTGTTCCGTGCGGTCGCCTGGTTCCTCGGCGACAACGACGGCAAACAACCGATGTACGACCCCCTAACCGGTGGATGTTATGACGGACTGACGGTTAATGGCCCTAATGTGAATCAAGGAGCCGAATCCACCCTCGCGCTCGTCTCCACGCTGCAGCATGCCCGCACGCTGGCGAGCCGGAGCGCGACCCGACCGTCAGGCGGCCTAGCGTGA
- a CDS encoding glycosyltransferase, which produces MPATYGFLSTYPPTQCGLATFNAALASHLSNGGSSGVVRLLSKDSVSGGIELDRAAPRTVHTWHTDTPGGWRTAAEMLNRYDVVIIQHEYGIYPGDAGNEVLPLLRALTVPSIVVLHTVLSSPDPLQRQVLEQIAEAADAVVTMTDTARRRLTDGYDVDPRKISVIPHGAASRGTGPREDHDRPTLLTWGLLGPGKGIEWAIRALALLGDLDPAPVYTVAGRTHPKVLEQFGDVYRDSLKELAASLGVTGSVRWEDAYLEEDELSRLIRSADVVVLPYDSTEQVTSGVLIEAVGAGIPVVATEFPHAVELLADGPGLLVPHQDPEAMASAIRHALAEPSLSVGLTGLTGGPTLRWPAVAARYQSLAARLLTRTPLAASVPA; this is translated from the coding sequence ATGCCCGCGACGTACGGTTTTCTGAGCACCTACCCGCCGACCCAATGCGGTTTGGCGACCTTCAATGCGGCACTCGCCTCCCACCTGAGCAATGGCGGCTCCTCGGGAGTTGTCCGGCTGCTGTCCAAGGACAGCGTCTCGGGCGGGATCGAGCTGGACCGGGCCGCGCCGCGAACCGTGCACACCTGGCACACCGACACCCCGGGCGGGTGGCGGACCGCGGCCGAGATGCTCAACCGCTACGACGTCGTGATCATCCAGCACGAGTACGGGATCTATCCCGGCGACGCCGGCAACGAGGTGCTGCCCCTGCTGCGCGCCCTGACCGTGCCGTCGATCGTCGTGCTGCACACCGTGCTCAGCTCGCCCGATCCGCTGCAGCGGCAGGTGCTCGAACAGATCGCCGAGGCGGCCGACGCGGTCGTCACGATGACCGACACCGCGCGCCGGCGGCTCACCGACGGCTACGACGTCGACCCGCGCAAGATCTCCGTCATCCCGCACGGCGCGGCCAGCCGGGGCACCGGCCCCCGCGAGGACCACGACCGCCCCACCCTGCTGACCTGGGGGCTGCTCGGGCCGGGCAAGGGCATCGAGTGGGCGATCCGGGCCCTGGCGCTGCTCGGCGACCTGGATCCGGCGCCGGTCTACACGGTGGCCGGGCGCACCCATCCCAAGGTGCTCGAGCAGTTCGGCGACGTGTACCGGGACTCGCTCAAGGAGCTGGCCGCCTCGCTCGGGGTGACCGGCTCCGTGCGCTGGGAGGACGCGTACCTGGAGGAGGACGAGCTGTCCCGGCTGATCCGCTCGGCCGACGTGGTGGTGCTGCCGTACGACTCCACCGAGCAGGTCACCTCCGGGGTGCTCATCGAGGCCGTCGGCGCCGGGATCCCGGTCGTGGCGACCGAGTTCCCGCACGCGGTGGAGTTGCTGGCCGACGGCCCCGGCCTGCTGGTGCCGCATCAGGACCCGGAGGCGATGGCCTCGGCGATCCGGCACGCGCTCGCCGAGCCCAGCCTGTCGGTCGGCCTCACCGGGCTGACCGGCGGGCCGACCCTGCGCTGGCCGGCCGTGGCCGCGCGCTACCAGTCGCTCGCCGCGCGCCTGCTCACCCGTACGCCCCTGGCCGCCTCGGTCCCGGCGTGA
- a CDS encoding response regulator transcription factor: MAPVVKVLLVDDDALVRAGLAMMLGAFDDLEVVGAVSDGSEVASAVNSHRPDVVLMDIRMPGLDGLTATETLRARKDAPEVIVLTTFDTDEHVLRALRAGAGGFLLKHTPPREIADAVRRVAAGEPMMSPEVLRKMIGLVSGVGVDPGRDRARAALERLSPSEQDVARLIAEGRTNSEIAAELLMSVATVKAYVSRIFTKLSLTNRVQIALLVHDAR; encoded by the coding sequence CTGGCTCCCGTGGTGAAAGTCCTGCTCGTCGACGACGACGCCCTCGTACGGGCCGGTCTTGCCATGATGCTCGGGGCGTTCGACGACCTCGAGGTGGTCGGCGCGGTCTCCGACGGCAGCGAGGTGGCCTCGGCCGTCAACTCGCACCGGCCCGACGTCGTGCTGATGGACATCCGGATGCCGGGGCTCGACGGGCTCACCGCGACCGAGACGCTGCGCGCGCGCAAGGACGCGCCCGAGGTCATCGTGCTGACGACGTTCGACACCGACGAGCACGTGCTGCGGGCGCTGCGGGCCGGTGCGGGCGGCTTCCTGCTCAAGCACACCCCGCCGCGCGAGATCGCCGACGCCGTACGCCGGGTCGCGGCGGGGGAGCCGATGATGTCGCCCGAGGTGCTGCGCAAGATGATCGGCCTGGTCTCCGGTGTCGGCGTCGACCCGGGCCGCGACCGGGCCCGTGCGGCCCTCGAACGGCTCAGCCCGAGCGAACAGGACGTCGCGCGGCTGATCGCCGAGGGCCGCACGAACTCCGAGATCGCGGCCGAGCTGCTGATGAGCGTCGCGACCGTGAAGGCGTACGTGTCGAGGATCTTTACGAAGCTGTCGCTGACGAACCGGGTGCAGATCGCCCTGCTGGTGCACGACGCCCGCTGA
- a CDS encoding methyltransferase domain-containing protein, translating to MKQHAQMERTPFADLDRQPREMTAMLLAALETMGRHPEIRRVRRTGMDAFRPAPGWRVLDAGSGAGDVARWIAGEVGPDGEVVALDYSAATIAAAIERHDGSNVRYTTGDVSAIDLPADSVDGVWCERVLQHVDDADLAIAELVRVTRPGGRICLIDTDWSSLAFDGVPPRLARTVVADMHGRLTPRQVDMGRTLRRRLVGKGLRDVSATPVTCLFADPASAAVVLPMVNPRVPEEAWMTAPGVRGKWFSHVEEAGARGDFLAVLTIWAVTGTVG from the coding sequence ATGAAGCAGCACGCGCAGATGGAGCGCACCCCGTTCGCCGACCTTGATCGGCAGCCCCGTGAGATGACCGCGATGCTGCTGGCCGCGCTCGAGACGATGGGGCGGCACCCGGAGATCCGGCGGGTCCGGCGTACGGGCATGGATGCTTTCCGCCCCGCCCCGGGCTGGCGGGTTCTCGACGCGGGTTCGGGCGCCGGCGACGTGGCCCGGTGGATCGCCGGTGAGGTCGGCCCGGACGGCGAGGTGGTCGCCCTCGACTATTCGGCCGCCACCATCGCCGCCGCGATCGAGCGGCATGACGGCAGCAATGTGCGTTACACCACGGGTGACGTCTCGGCCATCGACCTGCCCGCGGACAGTGTCGACGGGGTCTGGTGCGAGCGGGTGCTGCAGCACGTCGACGACGCCGACCTGGCGATCGCCGAGCTGGTGCGGGTGACCCGGCCGGGCGGGCGGATCTGCCTGATCGACACCGACTGGAGTTCGCTGGCCTTCGACGGGGTGCCGCCGCGTCTGGCCCGCACGGTGGTGGCCGACATGCACGGCCGGCTCACCCCGCGGCAGGTCGACATGGGCCGTACGCTGCGGCGGCGGCTGGTCGGCAAGGGCCTGCGCGACGTCAGCGCGACCCCGGTGACCTGCCTGTTCGCCGACCCGGCGTCGGCCGCGGTGGTGCTGCCGATGGTGAATCCCCGGGTGCCTGAGGAAGCTTGGATGACGGCCCCGGGCGTACGGGGGAAATGGTTCTCCCACGTCGAGGAGGCGGGCGCTCGCGGCGACTTCCTGGCGGTGCTGACGATCTGGGCGGTGACCGGCACGGTCGGCTAG
- a CDS encoding Gfo/Idh/MocA family protein has product MSDSVKFGLAGYGSGGRIFHAPLIASAANIEFLGVVTTNEERRKELAANLPKQAAFDSIGALKQAGAEAVSISTPVSTHAELALEAIEYGLHVVVDKPFTLDAERARAVVAAAKARGVLLSAYQNRRYDSDFRTLRRLIDDGQFGTVRRFESRFERWAPERKPGAAGGGTLLDFGSHLVDQALLLNGPAVRAYAEVRGSGELDDDFFLALHHVNGVESHLSGSWRQGAPGPRYRVAGTTGTFVIAGIDGQEAALKAGRSPAELGDEWGAEPEETWGRIYRGDEGARVRSERGRWDLYYPAFAAAVRGEGPLPVEPSDIVRNMTVLDAARESARSGQVVRL; this is encoded by the coding sequence ATGAGTGACTCGGTGAAGTTCGGGCTGGCCGGCTACGGCTCGGGTGGGCGCATCTTCCATGCCCCACTGATCGCCTCCGCGGCGAACATCGAGTTCCTCGGCGTCGTCACCACGAACGAGGAACGGCGCAAGGAGCTGGCGGCCAATCTGCCGAAGCAGGCCGCGTTCGACTCGATCGGGGCGCTCAAACAAGCCGGCGCCGAGGCCGTTTCGATCTCCACGCCGGTCAGCACCCACGCCGAGCTGGCGCTCGAGGCGATCGAGTACGGGCTGCACGTGGTGGTCGACAAGCCGTTCACGCTCGACGCCGAGCGCGCCCGTGCGGTCGTGGCCGCCGCCAAGGCTCGGGGTGTGCTGCTCAGCGCCTATCAGAACCGGCGCTACGACTCCGACTTCCGGACGCTGCGGCGCCTCATCGACGACGGCCAGTTCGGCACCGTGCGGCGCTTCGAGTCCCGCTTCGAGCGCTGGGCGCCGGAACGCAAACCGGGCGCGGCCGGCGGGGGCACGCTGCTCGACTTCGGCTCCCACCTGGTCGATCAGGCGCTGCTGCTCAACGGCCCGGCCGTCCGGGCGTACGCGGAAGTGCGGGGCAGCGGCGAGCTCGACGACGATTTCTTCCTCGCGCTGCACCACGTCAACGGCGTCGAGTCGCACCTGTCGGGCAGCTGGCGTCAGGGCGCCCCGGGTCCGCGCTATCGGGTGGCGGGCACGACCGGCACATTCGTGATCGCGGGCATCGACGGGCAGGAGGCCGCGCTCAAGGCCGGCCGCTCCCCCGCCGAGCTGGGCGACGAGTGGGGTGCCGAGCCGGAGGAGACGTGGGGCCGCATCTACCGCGGCGACGAGGGCGCCCGCGTCCGCAGCGAACGCGGCCGGTGGGATCTCTACTACCCGGCTTTCGCGGCCGCCGTACGCGGGGAGGGCCCGCTGCCGGTCGAGCCCTCCGACATCGTCCGCAACATGACAGTGCTCGACGCCGCCCGCGAGAGCGCCCGCAGCGGCCAGGTGGTCCGACTCTAG
- a CDS encoding glycoside hydrolase family 130 protein yields the protein MNTSDMLTRHDVVMQPDGRRVVIKLFVPGEDGQTVKNRAGRLIERILQLDEEEIGRLLDDVLTRFGGRHHDLLGTFAHHYELVQHRVPPEIDLSPAARSLIGAYFSHEYSVEAAALCNPSMVEHPDQTGLDPGQLRVAISLRQIGEGHISSIGFCSAVLGPGDQLLLENRDGPLTIGQRVGATHWRHQLAAALIDAEIDNEASSYVLSALPERFIDVEFEDVIAHVPGELLGRPFAQHTIDRIRHFVSEDYALQFPCAVPLHQRVMWPATQTESNGMEDARFVRVTDPDGRHVYQATYTAYDGRHISGRVIFSRDLRHFEVTRLSGPAAANKGMALFPRYINGQKMALCRSDGETLGLSVRDDQHRWQPSVPLLTPHRGWDLIQVGNCGSPIETEAGWLVLTHGVGPMRRYAIGAMLLDLEDPAKVIADLPEGLIDPDEIEREGYVPNVLYSCGGLVHDGRFWVPYGASDVRIGFASMPLDALLARMAPRGRKVSGRRAPAGRSAPGSSATAS from the coding sequence GTGAATACTTCAGACATGCTCACCCGGCACGACGTCGTCATGCAGCCCGACGGCCGGCGCGTCGTGATCAAGCTGTTCGTGCCCGGCGAGGACGGCCAGACCGTCAAGAACCGGGCCGGCCGCTTGATCGAACGCATCCTGCAGCTCGACGAGGAGGAGATCGGCCGGCTGCTCGACGACGTGCTGACCCGCTTCGGCGGCCGGCACCACGACCTGCTCGGCACCTTCGCCCACCACTACGAGCTGGTGCAGCACCGGGTGCCGCCCGAGATCGACCTGTCGCCGGCCGCGCGGAGCCTGATCGGCGCGTACTTCAGCCACGAGTACTCCGTCGAGGCGGCCGCCCTGTGCAACCCGTCGATGGTCGAGCACCCCGACCAGACCGGCCTCGACCCGGGTCAGCTGCGGGTCGCGATCAGTCTGCGGCAGATCGGCGAGGGGCACATCTCGTCGATCGGGTTCTGTTCGGCCGTGCTCGGTCCCGGCGACCAGCTGCTCCTGGAGAACCGCGACGGGCCGCTCACCATCGGCCAGCGGGTCGGCGCCACACACTGGCGGCACCAGCTGGCCGCGGCGCTGATCGACGCCGAGATCGACAACGAGGCGTCCTCGTACGTGCTGTCGGCGCTGCCCGAACGGTTCATCGACGTCGAGTTCGAGGACGTCATCGCGCACGTGCCGGGCGAGCTGCTGGGCCGGCCGTTCGCGCAGCACACGATCGACCGGATCCGGCACTTCGTGTCCGAGGACTACGCGCTGCAGTTCCCCTGCGCGGTGCCGCTGCACCAGCGGGTCATGTGGCCCGCCACCCAGACGGAGAGCAACGGCATGGAGGACGCCCGGTTCGTACGGGTGACCGACCCCGACGGACGCCACGTCTATCAGGCCACCTACACCGCGTACGACGGGCGGCACATCTCCGGCCGGGTGATCTTCTCGCGCGACCTGCGGCACTTCGAGGTGACCCGGCTCAGCGGGCCGGCCGCGGCCAACAAGGGCATGGCGTTGTTCCCGCGCTACATCAACGGCCAGAAGATGGCGCTCTGCCGCTCCGACGGCGAGACCCTCGGCCTGTCCGTGCGCGACGACCAGCACCGGTGGCAGCCGTCGGTGCCGCTGCTGACGCCGCACCGCGGGTGGGACCTGATCCAGGTCGGCAACTGCGGCTCGCCGATCGAAACCGAGGCCGGTTGGCTGGTGCTCACCCACGGCGTCGGCCCGATGCGGCGGTACGCGATCGGCGCCATGCTGCTCGACCTGGAAGACCCGGCCAAGGTGATCGCCGACCTGCCCGAGGGCCTGATCGACCCGGACGAGATCGAGCGTGAGGGGTACGTGCCCAACGTGCTCTACTCGTGCGGCGGGCTCGTGCACGACGGGCGCTTCTGGGTCCCGTACGGGGCCAGCGACGTGCGGATCGGGTTCGCCAGCATGCCGCTGGACGCGCTGCTGGCCCGCATGGCGCCGCGCGGCCGCAAGGTCAGCGGGCGTCGTGCACCAGCAGGGCGATCTGCACCCGGTTCGTCAGCGACAGCTTCGTAA